From Myxocyprinus asiaticus isolate MX2 ecotype Aquarium Trade chromosome 10, UBuf_Myxa_2, whole genome shotgun sequence, the proteins below share one genomic window:
- the LOC127447578 gene encoding helix-loop-helix protein 2-like → MMLSPDQTDPDLTWAQSDSECMNVMKVECVARGPFEADDVETRALVPAALTREEKRRRRRATAKYRSAHATRERIRVEAFNVAFAELRKLLPTLPPDKKLSKIEILRLAICYISYLNHVLDV, encoded by the coding sequence ATGATGCTGAGTCCCGATCAGACGGATCCTGACCTCACCTGGGCACAGTCGGACTCAGAATGTATGAACGTCATGAAGGTGGAATGTGTGGCTCGCGGGCCCTTCGAGGCCGATGATGTGGAGACGCGCGCACTCGTGCCAGCCGCGCTCacaagagaggagaagagaagaaggCGGCGCGCGACTGCGAAATACCGCTCTGCGCATGCCACGCGCGAGCGCATCCGCGTGGAAGCGTTCAACGTAGCGTTCGCTGAGCTTAGGAAGCTGCTACCGACACTCCCACCCGACAAGAAGCTCTCAAAGATAGAAATACTTCGCCTGGCTATCTGTTACATATCTTACCTTAACCACGTTTTGGACGTTTAG